The proteins below are encoded in one region of Coffea arabica cultivar ET-39 chromosome 4c, Coffea Arabica ET-39 HiFi, whole genome shotgun sequence:
- the LOC113738594 gene encoding UPF0426 protein At1g28150, chloroplastic-like → MSLNFLVNCPLSLPSSSSSPPSPFPWNRKPPSSFLSFARPRVNFCCGFRVGAFLFDPTRDPILKDALKEPIAFMGGMFAGILRLDLNEDPLREWVARTAEAAGITEEETGNGDIQSEESPQQIQIE, encoded by the exons ATGTCTTTGAATTTTCTTGTGAATTGCCCGCTTTCGTTaccatcatcatcttcttctccgCCTTCTCCATTTCCT TGGAATCGGAAGCCCCCATCATCATTTCTATCGTTTGCAAGGCCAAGGGTCAATTTCTGTTGTGGATTTCGTGTTGGAGCATTTCTGTTTGACCCGACCCGGGACCCCATACTGAAAGATGCCTTAAAG GAGCCTATTGCCTTTATGGGAGGGATGTTTGCAGGCATTTTAAGGCTCGATTTAAATGAAGATCCTCTAAGGGAATGGGTTGCTAGGACGGCTGAAGCTGCTGGGATAACAGAGGAAGAAACTGGAAATGGTGATATCCAGTCCGAAGAGTCCCCCCAGCAAATACAGATTGAATGA